A genomic window from Candidatus Nitrosoglobus terrae includes:
- a CDS encoding ribulose bisphosphate carboxylase small subunit, which translates to MMTNPGNRLTQGQFSFLPDLTDEQILAQVKYALKNSWAVNVEYTDDPHPRNTYWEMFGIPMFDLKDPAGILMEINECRKTFSNHYVRVTAYSSVRGTESPAMSFIVNRPKNEPGFGLERQEIDGRRVRYTVRSYATEKPEGERY; encoded by the coding sequence ATGATGACTAACCCTGGAAACCGTCTAACGCAAGGGCAGTTCTCTTTTCTGCCTGATTTGACGGATGAGCAAATTTTAGCTCAAGTTAAATATGCGCTAAAGAATAGCTGGGCCGTGAATGTGGAGTATACAGACGACCCCCATCCACGTAATACCTATTGGGAAATGTTTGGCATTCCAATGTTTGATTTGAAAGATCCCGCTGGTATTTTGATGGAAATCAATGAGTGCCGTAAAACGTTCTCTAACCATTATGTTCGGGTAACGGCGTATAGCAGTGTACGGGGTACTGAGTCCCCAGCTATGTCGTTTATTGTCAATCGCCCTAAAAACGAGCCTGGGTTTGGGCTGGAGCGGCAAGAAATCGATGGGCGACGCGTACGCTATACTGTACGTAGCTATGCTACAGAGAAGCCAGAAGGCGAGCGGTATTAA
- a CDS encoding argininosuccinate synthase — protein sequence MTTIKKVVLAYSGGLDTSVILKWLQETYGCEVVTFTADIGQEEEVGAARAKAKVLGVKEIYIEDLREEFVREYVFPMFRANTLYEGEYLLGTSIARPLIAKRLVGIANETAADAIAHGATGKGNDQVRFELGAYALRPDIRVIAPWREWDLTSREKLLVYAEANGIPVEGKRGSRSPYSMDANLLHISYEGGILEDPWLESEETMWRWTISPELAPDQPTYIELEYRCGDITKINRESLSPAKVLETLNRFGSKNGIGRLDLVENRYVGMKSRGCYETPGGTIMLKAHRAIESLTLDREVAHLKDELMPRYASLIYNGYWWSPERILLQQFIDSSQNTVNGVVRLKLYKGNVMIIGRRSETDSLFVPQMATFEEDLGAYNQQDAEGFIKLNALRLRIKAMNNKMR from the coding sequence ATGACCACGATAAAAAAAGTTGTACTTGCTTATTCAGGGGGATTAGATACTTCTGTAATCCTTAAGTGGCTACAGGAAACTTATGGCTGTGAAGTGGTTACCTTTACTGCAGATATCGGTCAAGAGGAGGAAGTAGGAGCAGCCCGAGCTAAAGCTAAAGTTTTAGGAGTCAAGGAAATTTATATTGAGGATTTACGTGAGGAGTTTGTACGAGAATATGTCTTTCCCATGTTTCGAGCCAATACCCTCTATGAGGGGGAATATTTACTAGGTACTTCTATTGCACGGCCCCTGATTGCTAAGCGATTAGTGGGGATTGCTAATGAAACTGCTGCCGATGCTATTGCCCATGGGGCTACGGGTAAAGGAAATGATCAAGTACGTTTTGAACTGGGGGCTTATGCCTTACGGCCTGATATTCGAGTAATTGCCCCATGGCGGGAGTGGGATTTAACTTCAAGAGAAAAACTACTGGTTTATGCAGAAGCAAATGGGATTCCAGTGGAAGGAAAGCGAGGATCTAGATCTCCATACTCTATGGATGCCAACTTATTGCATATTTCCTATGAGGGAGGTATCCTAGAAGATCCTTGGCTTGAGTCTGAAGAAACCATGTGGCGCTGGACTATATCTCCAGAGCTAGCGCCTGATCAGCCAACCTATATAGAGTTAGAATACCGCTGTGGTGATATTACCAAAATTAATAGGGAATCTCTTAGCCCCGCCAAGGTTCTGGAGACCCTTAACCGCTTTGGTAGCAAAAATGGTATTGGTCGTTTAGATTTAGTAGAAAACCGATACGTTGGAATGAAATCTCGGGGCTGTTATGAGACTCCGGGGGGCACAATTATGCTTAAAGCGCATCGAGCGATAGAATCTCTCACTTTGGATCGAGAGGTGGCTCATCTTAAAGATGAGCTGATGCCCCGTTATGCAAGCCTTATTTATAATGGTTACTGGTGGTCTCCAGAGCGCATTTTACTACAGCAGTTTATTGATTCCTCTCAGAATACCGTTAATGGCGTAGTGCGTCTTAAGTTGTATAAAGGTAATGTGATGATCATAGGCCGTCGATCTGAAACTGATAGCCTATTTGTGCCCCAGATGGCTACTTTTGAAGAAGATTTAGGCGCTTATAATCAACAAGATGCTGAAGGTTTTATTAAGCTTAATGCCCTTCGGTTACGTATTAAAGCGATGAATAATAAGATGAGATAA
- a CDS encoding ribulose-bisphosphate carboxylase large subunit, with translation MSKSETMAEGKERYKSGVIPYKKMGYWEPNYQPKETDVIALFRITPQAGVDAEEAAAAVAGESSTATWTVVWTDRLTACELYRAKAYRIDPVPNTGAGTKTEAQYFAYIAYDLDLFEPGSIANLTASIIGNVFGFKAVKALRLEDMRIPVAYLKTFQGPATGVVVERERLDKFGRPLLGATTKPKLGLSGRNYGRVVYEALKGGLDFVKDDENINSQPFMHWRDRFLYCMEAVNKASAATGEVKGHYLNVTAATMEDMYERAEFAKSLGSVIVMIDLVIGYTAIQSMAKWARKNDMILHLHRAGNSTYSRQKNHGMNFRVICKWMRMAGVDHIHAGTVVGKLEGDPLMIKGFYDTLRDTHTPTSLEHGLFFDQDWGSLNKVMPVASGGIHAGQMHQLLDYLGEDVILQFGGGTIGHPQGIQAGATANRVALEAMVMARNEGRDFVKEGPQILEAAAKWCSPLRAALDTWKDITFNYESTDTADFVPTATASR, from the coding sequence ATGAGCAAATCAGAGACTATGGCCGAAGGGAAAGAACGCTATAAATCTGGCGTTATCCCTTATAAAAAAATGGGTTATTGGGAGCCTAACTATCAGCCTAAAGAGACTGACGTTATCGCCCTGTTTCGTATTACTCCCCAGGCAGGTGTTGATGCTGAAGAAGCTGCTGCTGCCGTTGCAGGAGAGTCCTCTACAGCAACTTGGACAGTGGTATGGACGGATCGCCTTACTGCTTGTGAACTCTATCGCGCTAAAGCCTATCGCATAGATCCAGTACCTAATACCGGTGCAGGCACTAAAACCGAAGCACAATATTTTGCTTATATTGCTTATGATCTGGATCTCTTTGAGCCTGGATCTATTGCTAACTTAACCGCTTCCATTATTGGTAATGTATTTGGTTTCAAGGCTGTAAAAGCCCTACGTTTAGAAGATATGCGCATTCCAGTGGCTTATTTGAAGACCTTCCAGGGTCCGGCCACGGGTGTTGTGGTCGAGCGGGAGCGCTTGGATAAGTTTGGTCGTCCGCTGCTTGGAGCAACCACTAAGCCAAAACTCGGGCTTTCTGGCCGTAACTATGGTCGCGTTGTGTATGAAGCTCTGAAAGGCGGTTTAGATTTCGTGAAAGATGATGAGAATATCAATTCTCAGCCTTTTATGCATTGGCGTGATCGGTTCCTCTATTGTATGGAAGCCGTCAATAAGGCCTCTGCAGCTACCGGCGAAGTTAAGGGACATTACCTTAATGTCACGGCTGCCACCATGGAAGATATGTATGAGCGGGCTGAGTTTGCCAAATCATTAGGCTCAGTCATCGTGATGATTGACTTGGTCATTGGCTATACCGCTATTCAGTCTATGGCCAAGTGGGCGCGTAAGAACGATATGATTTTACATCTGCACCGCGCAGGTAATTCTACCTACTCTCGCCAGAAGAATCATGGCATGAACTTCCGCGTTATTTGTAAATGGATGCGTATGGCTGGAGTTGATCATATTCATGCCGGTACCGTCGTCGGTAAACTCGAAGGCGATCCGCTCATGATTAAGGGCTTCTACGATACCCTACGTGATACCCATACCCCAACCAGCCTTGAGCATGGATTGTTCTTCGACCAAGATTGGGGCTCCTTGAATAAGGTTATGCCCGTGGCTTCTGGCGGCATTCACGCAGGACAGATGCACCAGCTGTTAGATTATCTTGGTGAAGATGTGATATTACAGTTTGGTGGCGGCACCATCGGGCATCCACAGGGAATTCAAGCGGGTGCAACCGCTAATCGGGTAGCCTTAGAAGCTATGGTGATGGCGCGCAATGAAGGCCGTGATTTTGTGAAGGAAGGTCCTCAGATTCTTGAAGCGGCTGCGAAGTGGTGCTCACCCCTAAGAGCAGCCCTTGATACTTGGAAGGATATCACCTTTAACTACGAGTCCACAGATACTGCGGACTTTGTACCCACAGCTACTGCTAGCCGTTAA
- a CDS encoding FAD-dependent oxidoreductase gives MAEPYVIKMPQLSDTMTEGVLVSWEKEIGDFIERGTVVATIETDKAIMDVEVFREGYLSGPRLPIDGVTAVGNPIAYLVAEVDQVTKGEATIESKQSQPKKKAEIDSDNTLKPKSEIKVLPVMLEAGVPAPHPNHTRATPYARQLAGTYGVDLTGITGNGRKGVIIAADVLANTDSNQVNRQGFEASGVGRAMDSMEKAIAHNMEYSLSTPLFRATIYIDSSRLVAISKKQGVSVTIALTKAAALAIQDHPKINNAYQHKDHILERKQIDIGIAVETESMGLVVPVLRNTLERNLDDLNANWVDLAKRARIKRLKPEEYANPTFTISNMGMLGVAYFDAIPSPGTSAILAVATTGSQGMPVTVTADHRIINGADAARFLNTLKERVEHPETWIKDSSSSSSAVKELSIPLSLEGSWDYDVVVIGGGLGGEDCARDLVEHGVKVALINDSSLPGGECLWRGCIPSKTWRAAADRIRDRAHDSHLGVKNAGLPSLNWESLEKTRRYILQSRGEMALKADIGMKIKYIHGYARFVDEHHIIVDTVGNSEDPFTRTQPSEGSQGQKISFAGAVIATGAPPFIPPILGAQEGLATGGVLTSDTVWGLEHVPKRLAVIGGGAIGVEMAQIFQDFGSEVVLLEAQDRLLAEVEPEVSKQLRDVLNADPNLIVYTSAKVQKIISSQSGVMQVAFDDSEGNHHTLEVDRIIMATGKRPKLEPLALDKVVGVAVENGVIQVDAQCRTSKPHIFAVGDVIGGLMLAHTAGQQGRVAAATILGKPHIYELEKDCGVIFTRPQAAFVGLSTAQAKERGVDAVEVKSPIRIDAKAMINHETEGFIKMVVDKASHRIIGVHFLVDHADTLVGEAVMIVTGEMTLEQVARAIHPHPTQTEIFGEMARRLLSRLRRTQR, from the coding sequence ATGGCTGAACCTTATGTTATCAAAATGCCCCAGCTCTCAGATACCATGACTGAAGGAGTGCTGGTTTCATGGGAAAAGGAAATCGGTGATTTTATCGAGCGTGGTACTGTCGTCGCAACAATAGAAACCGATAAAGCTATTATGGACGTGGAGGTATTTCGCGAAGGCTATCTCTCTGGACCTCGCTTACCTATAGACGGAGTTACTGCGGTAGGTAATCCTATTGCCTATTTAGTGGCTGAAGTTGATCAAGTCACTAAAGGTGAGGCCACGATAGAATCTAAACAATCTCAGCCAAAGAAAAAAGCTGAGATTGATTCTGATAATACCTTGAAACCAAAATCTGAAATCAAAGTTCTTCCAGTAATGTTAGAAGCAGGAGTACCTGCACCTCATCCAAATCATACTCGGGCAACTCCTTATGCCCGGCAGCTTGCAGGTACCTATGGAGTTGATCTTACTGGGATTACAGGAAATGGACGTAAAGGGGTAATTATAGCGGCTGACGTACTCGCTAATACAGACTCTAATCAGGTAAATCGTCAGGGTTTTGAAGCTTCGGGTGTGGGCAGAGCTATGGATAGTATGGAGAAAGCTATTGCTCATAATATGGAATACTCTCTCTCCACGCCTCTGTTTAGAGCAACTATTTACATAGATTCTTCGCGGCTAGTTGCAATATCTAAGAAGCAAGGCGTTTCGGTAACTATAGCTTTAACGAAAGCAGCAGCATTAGCTATTCAAGATCACCCTAAAATCAATAACGCTTACCAGCATAAAGACCATATTTTAGAGCGGAAGCAAATTGATATAGGAATTGCGGTAGAAACAGAAAGTATGGGCTTAGTTGTGCCTGTATTACGAAATACGCTCGAACGCAACCTTGATGATTTAAACGCTAATTGGGTTGATCTGGCAAAGCGAGCAAGAATTAAGCGATTAAAGCCGGAGGAGTACGCTAATCCAACTTTTACTATCTCCAATATGGGGATGTTAGGAGTAGCTTATTTTGATGCTATTCCTTCACCTGGAACTTCGGCTATTCTAGCAGTGGCAACCACCGGATCTCAGGGAATGCCGGTAACCGTTACTGCTGATCATAGGATCATTAATGGCGCTGATGCAGCTCGTTTCTTAAATACCCTTAAAGAACGAGTAGAGCATCCCGAGACATGGATTAAAGACAGTAGTAGTTCTTCATCAGCAGTTAAGGAGCTTAGCATCCCATTATCTTTAGAGGGGAGCTGGGATTATGATGTCGTTGTGATTGGCGGAGGTCTTGGCGGAGAGGATTGCGCCCGAGATCTAGTTGAGCATGGTGTTAAAGTGGCTTTAATTAACGACTCATCTTTACCAGGAGGTGAGTGTTTATGGCGTGGCTGTATCCCTTCTAAGACTTGGCGGGCGGCTGCCGATCGTATTCGAGATCGGGCTCATGATTCTCATTTAGGGGTAAAAAATGCAGGGCTACCATCCCTTAATTGGGAATCGCTCGAAAAAACTCGCCGATATATTCTTCAGTCCCGAGGTGAAATGGCGCTAAAAGCCGATATAGGGATGAAGATTAAATATATCCACGGGTATGCTCGTTTTGTTGATGAGCACCATATTATTGTTGATACCGTAGGCAATAGCGAAGATCCGTTTACTCGTACTCAGCCTAGTGAGGGCTCTCAAGGACAAAAGATAAGTTTTGCAGGGGCAGTGATTGCCACAGGTGCCCCTCCATTTATTCCGCCTATCCTAGGTGCTCAAGAGGGTTTAGCTACAGGTGGAGTACTTACTTCCGATACTGTGTGGGGATTAGAGCATGTCCCTAAACGTTTAGCCGTAATTGGTGGTGGGGCTATTGGTGTAGAGATGGCTCAAATTTTTCAGGATTTTGGCTCTGAGGTTGTGTTGCTAGAAGCTCAAGATCGCTTACTAGCAGAAGTAGAACCAGAAGTCAGTAAACAATTAAGGGATGTATTGAATGCTGATCCAAATCTTATCGTATATACTTCAGCTAAAGTGCAAAAGATCATCAGCAGCCAATCAGGGGTGATGCAAGTTGCCTTTGATGACTCTGAAGGTAATCACCATACGTTAGAAGTGGATCGCATTATTATGGCTACGGGCAAGCGGCCTAAGTTAGAGCCATTAGCCTTAGACAAAGTGGTGGGGGTAGCAGTAGAAAATGGAGTCATTCAGGTGGATGCCCAGTGCCGTACTTCTAAGCCTCATATCTTTGCAGTGGGTGATGTGATTGGCGGTTTGATGCTGGCCCATACAGCAGGGCAGCAAGGGCGAGTTGCAGCAGCCACTATCTTAGGAAAACCTCATATCTATGAGTTAGAGAAGGACTGCGGCGTAATCTTTACTAGACCGCAGGCGGCTTTTGTAGGTCTATCCACAGCGCAAGCTAAGGAGAGAGGGGTTGATGCGGTGGAGGTAAAATCACCTATTCGCATTGATGCAAAGGCCATGATTAATCATGAGACTGAGGGCTTTATTAAGATGGTAGTAGATAAAGCAAGCCATCGCATTATTGGGGTTCATTTCTTGGTTGATCATGCGGATACGTTAGTTGGAGAAGCAGTCATGATTGTTACGGGGGAGATGACTTTGGAACAAGTAGCTAGAGCTATCCATCCCCATCCTACCCAGACTGAGATATTTGGAGAGATGGCCCGTAGACTGTTATCGCGCCTACGCCGTACTCAGCGGTAG
- the purB gene encoding adenylosuccinate lyase, with protein sequence MDYSPLTAISPIDGRYANKVDVLRPIFSEYGLLRYRVIVEIRWLQLLSACPKILEIPELSKESELFLESTIDNFSEKDAKRIKAIEAATNHDVKAVEYFLKEKYKPQDELNKISEFIHFACTSEDINNIAYALMLKESREKILLPQMKALITEIRTLAHRYQQVPMLSRTHGQPASPTTLGKEMANFAHRLELQRQSIEKIHLYGKMNGAVGNYNAHQIAYPEINWPLITRTFITQLGLQWNQYTTQIEPHDYMADLFQGVMRFNTILLDFCRDIWGYIALGYFKQKVVAGEVGSSTMPHKVNPIDFENAEGNIGIANAIFQHLAEKLPISRWQRDLSDSTALRNLGVGFAHSLIAYSSALKGIGKLEVNNPQINADLEDSWEILSEAVQTVMRRYGIDEPYEKLKKFTRGQRIDKNSLQAFIRNLNLPIEAKEQLLNLTPQTYVGNAAQQAKEI encoded by the coding sequence ATGGATTATTCACCGCTCACTGCTATTTCTCCAATTGATGGCCGTTACGCTAATAAAGTGGATGTTCTTCGCCCAATTTTCAGTGAATATGGATTATTGCGTTACAGAGTAATCGTAGAGATAAGATGGTTACAACTATTAAGCGCTTGCCCTAAAATCCTTGAGATCCCAGAATTAAGCAAAGAATCTGAGCTATTTTTAGAATCTACTATAGATAATTTTTCAGAAAAAGACGCTAAGCGCATCAAAGCTATTGAAGCTGCAACTAACCATGATGTAAAAGCCGTAGAGTATTTCTTAAAAGAAAAGTACAAACCTCAGGATGAGCTAAATAAAATCAGTGAATTTATTCATTTTGCCTGCACTTCAGAGGACATTAATAACATCGCCTATGCGCTGATGCTTAAAGAATCTCGGGAGAAGATACTACTCCCGCAGATGAAAGCTTTAATAACTGAAATACGAACCCTTGCTCACCGCTACCAGCAAGTCCCTATGCTCTCTCGCACTCATGGACAGCCCGCTTCGCCAACCACCCTAGGGAAGGAAATGGCAAATTTTGCCCATCGCTTAGAGTTACAACGCCAATCCATCGAAAAAATCCATCTCTACGGTAAAATGAATGGCGCAGTGGGAAACTATAATGCTCACCAAATTGCCTATCCAGAAATTAACTGGCCCCTAATAACTCGCACCTTCATCACTCAGTTAGGCTTACAGTGGAATCAATATACTACGCAAATAGAACCTCATGATTATATGGCTGATCTCTTTCAAGGGGTGATGCGTTTTAATACGATATTGCTTGATTTTTGCCGCGATATTTGGGGCTATATTGCTTTAGGATATTTTAAGCAGAAAGTGGTAGCCGGTGAGGTAGGCTCCTCCACCATGCCCCATAAGGTAAATCCTATCGATTTTGAAAATGCTGAAGGTAATATTGGAATTGCAAATGCTATTTTTCAACACCTCGCAGAAAAACTCCCCATCTCTCGCTGGCAGCGAGATCTCTCTGATTCCACTGCGCTGCGAAATTTAGGGGTTGGATTTGCTCACTCTCTGATTGCCTATTCCTCTGCCCTCAAAGGAATTGGGAAATTAGAAGTTAATAACCCACAAATAAATGCAGATTTAGAAGATAGCTGGGAGATTCTCTCAGAAGCAGTACAAACAGTTATGCGTCGCTATGGAATCGATGAACCTTATGAAAAGCTCAAAAAATTTACTCGGGGGCAGCGTATTGATAAAAACAGCCTCCAAGCATTTATCCGCAATCTAAATCTTCCGATCGAAGCTAAAGAGCAATTATTAAATTTAACCCCTCAAACTTATGTAGGTAATGCTGCACAGCAGGCAAAGGAAATCTGA
- a CDS encoding LysR family transcriptional regulator — MKDKELQLARHATLRQLQIFEAMVRHNSFRKAAEELFLTQPTVSIQIKKLSEAIGLPLFEQIGKKIHLTPSGRALYKVCCEIIDSLANLEVEIADLKGLKQGQLKLAVITTAKYFTPRLLGLFCQRYPEIDISLKVTNREKLLERIIQNIDDLYILGRPPQNLAMMFRPFLPNPLVIIAPRTHPLVGATNISLQRVAQERFIIRELGSGTRITLEQLFQRNGLDLNVRMELGSNEAIKEAVASGLGLAILSQHSLAIEGITGQVAEFEPVTTLDVQGFPILRHWYIGYPTGKQLSVVALAFLEYLQNEGKQLTESPYY, encoded by the coding sequence ATGAAAGATAAAGAACTACAACTTGCACGTCATGCAACTCTCCGGCAGTTGCAAATCTTTGAGGCTATGGTTCGTCACAACAGCTTTCGGAAAGCTGCTGAGGAGTTATTTCTTACCCAACCCACTGTGTCTATTCAAATCAAAAAACTTAGCGAAGCTATCGGGTTACCCCTATTTGAGCAGATTGGAAAAAAAATACATTTAACCCCCTCTGGTAGAGCGCTCTACAAGGTATGCTGTGAGATAATTGATTCTCTAGCTAATCTTGAAGTCGAAATTGCTGATTTAAAGGGACTTAAACAGGGGCAATTAAAATTAGCAGTGATTACTACAGCAAAATATTTTACTCCCCGTTTACTGGGTTTATTTTGCCAGCGTTATCCTGAGATCGATATCTCCTTAAAAGTCACTAACCGAGAAAAACTTCTAGAACGTATCATTCAAAATATAGATGATTTATATATCCTTGGCCGCCCACCTCAGAATTTAGCCATGATGTTTCGGCCTTTTCTACCCAATCCTCTAGTCATCATCGCCCCTAGAACTCATCCTTTAGTAGGGGCAACTAATATTTCACTCCAGAGAGTTGCTCAAGAGCGCTTTATTATCCGAGAATTAGGGTCAGGAACTCGCATAACGCTAGAGCAACTTTTTCAGCGAAACGGCTTGGATTTAAATGTTCGCATGGAATTAGGTAGTAATGAAGCCATTAAGGAAGCTGTTGCCAGCGGCCTAGGGCTTGCTATTTTATCTCAGCATAGCCTTGCAATTGAGGGGATAACAGGACAAGTAGCAGAATTTGAACCAGTCACGACACTTGATGTGCAAGGATTCCCAATCCTACGCCATTGGTATATTGGTTACCCTACTGGTAAACAATTGTCTGTGGTAGCCCTAGCTTTTCTTGAATACCTTCAAAATGAAGGTAAACAGCTTACAGAATCACCTTACTATTGA